The Opitutales bacterium genomic sequence GCTCAAATCATAAGTTTCAGTGCATTACTGGGAGCCATGGAGGTGGACAGCTATGACGATCCCAACATCCAGGCCATTATCACCGACGATTATCGCCGTATTCTGAGACGGCTCACCCGAGGACGCAGCGAAATTGAGTTCCATCTGATGACCCCGGATGCCACACGCGTCATCTGGACAACAAATAATGAATTGGCTGAAAATGTCCGACAGGCAGCCACCTCCCGGCAGGATATTTTTGATACGCTGGCGGCAGGTGAGGTTTTCATGGAGCCCCTAGACATTCTCCTACAAAAGGACGCTCATAGCCCATTGCACGCTGGCTTTGTCCAGGTGACCGACAATACCGGCCGAGGTGCAGACGTCCGGGGCATCCTCTCTTGTGTCATCAACAGTCGCCCTTACCTAGCCTTTTCGTCGAACTTCATTGTCGCCTCGATCACGATTATTCTGTGCGCGACCATCATTGTTATTGTGGTAGCGGAGATCACAGTGCGCATATTTCACGCTCAATTGGCACGCCTCACGCACCAAATCGAGCAGTCTATCAAACAGCCCGGCACTGAGCGATTTCAACCCGGATTGATTGCAGAAACCAATGCCCTCGGCGACGCCTTGGACACTCTGGACATCCTTCTTGAAGACGAAAATGCCCGCACCCGTCACTCTATTCTGAATTCAAGAAACTTAGAGGCGCAGCAGCAGATAGTGGCACTCCTCAAACAGAGTGATTCCGGCGCAAAGCGGATCAAGCACCCACCGATCGTGGCACAATTCGTTCCAGTCGGAAACCGAGACTATGAGTGGTTTGCTTGCAGTCTTGAGACACCTGCTGGCCTGTGCCATCTGTGGGGTTTCCGATCCGGCTCAGCAAAGACCGTCGATGGCTTTGCGGACATCCAGGCGACGCAATTTGTTCTCCTTGGATTTTTAGAAGAACACGCGGACAATCCTTTTCGAGCCCTGAAATCAATCATCGATCACGGAGCCCGTAAGGGACTGAACCACCTCGGCATCAGCCTCACTCCACCCGAGTGCCATGAACTCCATCTCCTCATCTGGAATGCAGGCGATACGCGCGAAACCGATACCGTCCATCAAGGATCATACCCATTCAACTCAACCATTTGCACCGCCTTCCAAACAGAGAACGAAATTTTCACTCAATCTTACATAGCGGAGAATAGTGACACGGAGGCCGATTCCCTCGTGCCTGCTCTCGAAGCTATTTTGAAAGAAGATAAGGCAGATATCATTGCCCTGTTTTATCTGGAGCCTCAGCCTGTAACCGATTCCGTCTCATGAGCTTTTTCAGAAAAGATAATCTGATCCCTTTTTTTGTGCTGGTGCCGCTCACCGTCATTGTCACCTGGTATTATTGGCCCAAACCTCAGTCTCAGGAAGACGTCTTTGTTCCTATTGATCGCGCTACGCTTACCGAGAAGCTGAATATTCTGATATGGGAGAACTACATACCCGAAGATCAACAAGCCAACCCGGATGGATTCCTGAATTTCATCTACGATACCATCGCTCGGGATTATGGAATCGACGTTCAGGTCTCGTATTTTGGGACCAATGAGGAACTCTACGAAATCCTTTCAAACCCTAAAGAGAGAGCGAAATACGACGTCGTCATGCCGTCTAACTTTCTCGTATCCACCCTCGTGGATGACGGCCTTCTCGAGCCAATCATACCAGGCAATATCCCCAATTGGGATGGAATCGATGGGCGATTCCGCAACGACCACCTCCTTCAAGAGCTCCTTCAATACTCCGTGCCCTACATCTTTGGCGTGGGCGGTATCGCTTACAACAGTTGGCATGCTTATGAGATCCCGCTCAACTGGGGCTTTTTACTCGAACCCGGTCAAGATTTGGTAGAAATCGACACCGAACGAGTCAATTACGAGAATCTAGACGCTGAAATCGCTCGGCGCGAAGCGATGCGTGCCCGCATACGCTTTCAACTCAAAGGGCGCATCTCCCTGATCAATGATATGCGTACCGCGCTGGGTTCAGCACTGATCTATCTGGGTTACCCACCCAATTCTGAAAATCCAGATGAAATCAATCAAGCGGCAGATCTATTGATCTGGCTCGTAACTGAACTGGATGCGCGCTTTGACAGCACGGACGTATCCGATCGGCTCATCTCAGGGGAAACACATATGGCCATGGCTTGGAGCGGCGACGCCATGGTAGCTATGAACCAAGCCATCTCCAACCGCAAAGACCTCGCGCTCGATGACATCGACACCATACGCGATGGTCAGACCACACTCAAAAGCACGGTCCGCGACGAGATCCCAAAAATCCGATTCACATCCCCTCAGCCCACAGCGCTAGCCTTTCTCGACTGCTTTGCAATCGTGCGCGGAAGTAGTAACATCTCCAACGCCGAGACCTTCATCAATTTCATGCTCGATCCCGTCGTAGCAGGCCAGGTGACCAACTTTTCTTTCTGCGGAAACACCGTCGCAGCATCCAAGGAATTCGTAAACCGAGACATCTTGAACGGTCCCCCATTTTTTCTCCCCGCAGACGACTCCGTAGCCCTCATTTCCCCCGTAGATGAGGACGCCATCATGGCGTATCAAGACGCCTGGCAACGCGTCATGCTCGCCGCACTCGAGCAACAAAACGTCTCTTATCAGTATCGGCGCTAGCTTAACGATACGTCAGTTTTGGGGAGATGCTCTATTTCGTCCGGGAGCCCTCTCTACCATCGTCGAGCGCTAAAGGATAAGTGCAAAGAAGGAAGATCTGCTCGATCTGAAACCTAGTCTCTCTTGAGGCCGGCACGTTCTTTCGGTGGATTGGTAATCCAGGGTAGGAAGGACGCTTCCACATCGGAGACTTCATCAATCTCATCGAATATGGATATACTCCAAACCTGAGCCTCTACCAATACATCATGCTGCCGAGACCC encodes the following:
- a CDS encoding spermidine/putrescine ABC transporter substrate-binding protein gives rise to the protein MSFFRKDNLIPFFVLVPLTVIVTWYYWPKPQSQEDVFVPIDRATLTEKLNILIWENYIPEDQQANPDGFLNFIYDTIARDYGIDVQVSYFGTNEELYEILSNPKERAKYDVVMPSNFLVSTLVDDGLLEPIIPGNIPNWDGIDGRFRNDHLLQELLQYSVPYIFGVGGIAYNSWHAYEIPLNWGFLLEPGQDLVEIDTERVNYENLDAEIARREAMRARIRFQLKGRISLINDMRTALGSALIYLGYPPNSENPDEINQAADLLIWLVTELDARFDSTDVSDRLISGETHMAMAWSGDAMVAMNQAISNRKDLALDDIDTIRDGQTTLKSTVRDEIPKIRFTSPQPTALAFLDCFAIVRGSSNISNAETFINFMLDPVVAGQVTNFSFCGNTVAASKEFVNRDILNGPPFFLPADDSVALISPVDEDAIMAYQDAWQRVMLAALEQQNVSYQYRR